A region of Novipirellula aureliae DNA encodes the following proteins:
- a CDS encoding efflux RND transporter periplasmic adaptor subunit, which yields MSHSIVDAPKQHPKRHPAEPYVTVRHVETAETETGKKSKQRGPLRRGVSLVLGSIGPTLVLIGFAAVFYYGHHNDWRIPKFAALTGMVEPVVTDWCEEHSVPESICVQCDPTLMPKGADYGWCEVHGVHNCTLEHPDVAQLKETPSILPSDLERAMRALEIATRKENNSACKIYQARIQFASIESVRQAGVDVELVQRAPITEVITGSGEIVYDPTRQASLASRLPGTVWLVTKNVGDPVVQSEVLAVIDAAAVGDLKTTLLRALAERKLQQQNVSRLSDARGAIAGSRILDAEAALAKAQADVLAADQSLRNLGLPVDVNSLQGLSEQQVLDQLRLIGIPDAIRRQLDSQSITSNLLPVRSPIEGVVVERSVAPGEVVDPARILFQVADVRQMWMTLNVPLENMSQLAIGQPVHFHADGSRMPVVGKLDWISTSADGMTRMVQVRAVLDNADGRLRNETFGTGEILLRSEANAIVIPTGASHWEGCCQVVFVRDKNYFDSPESYKVFHVRSVCLGATNGGVTEVISGVLPGEVIATDGSDVLRAQLLKNNLGAGCDCVAE from the coding sequence ATGAGTCATTCCATTGTTGATGCGCCGAAACAGCACCCGAAGCGGCATCCAGCTGAACCGTACGTCACTGTTCGCCACGTCGAGACAGCAGAAACTGAAACGGGTAAGAAATCAAAACAACGCGGACCGCTCCGGCGTGGGGTATCCCTTGTGCTGGGCAGCATTGGGCCGACCTTGGTCCTGATTGGTTTCGCTGCGGTGTTCTATTACGGACATCATAACGACTGGCGAATCCCAAAATTTGCTGCGTTGACGGGAATGGTCGAGCCGGTCGTCACCGATTGGTGCGAAGAACACAGTGTGCCCGAATCGATTTGCGTGCAGTGTGATCCGACGTTGATGCCGAAAGGTGCTGATTATGGTTGGTGCGAGGTTCACGGCGTGCATAACTGCACTTTGGAACATCCCGACGTCGCCCAGTTGAAAGAGACGCCTTCGATTTTGCCGAGCGATCTGGAACGAGCGATGCGAGCCTTGGAAATTGCGACTCGGAAAGAAAACAATAGTGCTTGCAAAATCTACCAAGCGAGAATTCAGTTCGCTTCGATCGAGTCGGTGCGTCAGGCTGGTGTTGACGTGGAATTGGTGCAGCGGGCTCCTATCACCGAAGTGATCACCGGCAGTGGGGAAATTGTCTATGACCCCACCCGTCAAGCCAGTTTGGCGTCACGCTTGCCGGGAACCGTTTGGTTGGTGACCAAGAATGTGGGCGATCCCGTTGTCCAGAGTGAAGTACTGGCCGTGATCGACGCTGCGGCAGTCGGCGATCTGAAGACAACGCTACTGAGAGCCCTTGCCGAACGCAAGTTGCAACAGCAGAACGTTTCGCGATTGAGTGATGCTCGCGGGGCAATTGCTGGATCGCGGATCTTGGATGCCGAGGCGGCACTGGCGAAAGCGCAAGCCGATGTGCTGGCCGCTGACCAGTCGCTACGAAATCTTGGCTTGCCGGTCGATGTCAACTCGTTACAGGGGCTCAGCGAGCAACAGGTGCTGGATCAACTGCGTTTGATTGGTATTCCAGACGCGATTCGCAGGCAACTTGATTCGCAATCGATAACGTCAAATCTGTTGCCGGTTCGCTCGCCGATCGAAGGTGTCGTTGTTGAGCGTAGCGTGGCACCCGGTGAGGTCGTTGATCCGGCACGGATTCTGTTTCAGGTAGCCGATGTTCGCCAAATGTGGATGACATTGAACGTGCCGCTGGAAAACATGAGCCAACTCGCTATTGGTCAGCCCGTTCATTTTCACGCCGACGGAAGTCGGATGCCGGTGGTCGGAAAACTTGATTGGATCAGCACGTCGGCGGATGGGATGACGCGAATGGTTCAGGTCCGGGCCGTATTGGATAACGCTGATGGACGCCTCCGCAACGAAACCTTCGGTACGGGCGAGATCCTATTGCGAAGCGAAGCCAACGCAATCGTGATTCCGACTGGGGCATCGCATTGGGAAGGCTGCTGCCAAGTCGTCTTCGTTCGTGACAAAAACTATTTCGACAGCCCGGAAAGCTACAAGGTGTTCCATGTTCGTAGCGTTTGCCTGGGGGCGACTAACGGAGGCGTTACGGAGGTCATCTCCGGAGTTCTTCCCGGCGAAGTGATCGCGACTGACGGCAGCGACGTGCTGCGGGCGCAACTCCTCAAGAACAACCTAGGCGCAGGCTGTGACTGCGTCGCTGAATAA
- a CDS encoding efflux RND transporter permease subunit, giving the protein MLNWLIDFSLKHRALVILAALLFAIIGGFSLLQLDIDAFPDTTPVQIQINTVAPSLASEEIERQITFPVEQAISGLPGLNELRSISKFGLSQVVVIFDDGIDIYFARQLINERLSTVELPDGIQRPQMGPVSTGLGEVFHYVLVYDGVDFSTASKQERTKRMTELRTIHDWVVKPQLRSVRGVAEVNSWGGYEKQYQVRLDPDNLFKYGLTFEEVSNAITSNNENVGGGTVTDGSEMLLVHGVGRTVNLQEISNIAITAVNGVPVRVSDVATVEIGHEIRRGAVTANGRGEAVLGLGFMLMGENSHDVTWSIKEKIASIQDTLPAGVKIQTVYDRTELIDHVIHTVQKNLFEGGLLVIAVLFIFLGNLRAGLIVAMAIPLSMLFAFSGMLKFGIAASLLSLGAIDFGLVVDSSVVMIENCVRHLAHNNHGKSRLEIIRDAAVEVRKPTMFGELIIMIVYLPILSLEGVEGKLFRPMALTVIIALAGSMVLSLTLMPVLASLFLPKNVQEKEPLLIRVLKRLYSPVLRFTMHHKAFVIGSALLLLVSVFGLVAPNLGSEFVPRLSEGAITINVVRLAGTTLEESIRYNTKMEQVLLEKFPDEIFQVWSRMGTAEVATDPMGTELTDLFVTLHPREEWTRAETQEELTIAIQEELRDLPGPRLAMSQPIEMRMNEMISGVRSDVAAILYGDDLDIMVEKASEIERVLNSIPGSEDVKVEQVSGQPLLEIRIKQDEIARYGIPASTIMNLIRSLGTHNVGEVYEGQLRFPLIIRLPEKARANPEAIKQILVATPSGQRIPLSRLATIEKVEGPNTIKRDWYQRRITIESNVRGRDLGSFVAEAQRVIAEKVQLPPGRYRVEWGGQFENLERAQLRLMIVVPIALLMILSLLYMTYRNWVDSLRVFTGVPFAWIGGVLALWIRDMPFSISAAVGFIALSGVAVLDDMLLVSTIRQLRRLGRSLDEAVEEAAMTRLRPILMTTLVASLGFVPMAFSTGMGAEVQRPLATVVIGGVCSAMVMSLLVLRVLYVVFNLPVEKFDGDGGDDDGHQLEPKYPTDPEAEQASDSDDPFESETLPERLTV; this is encoded by the coding sequence ATGCTTAATTGGCTCATTGATTTTTCACTCAAGCACCGCGCGCTGGTGATCCTGGCCGCGTTGCTGTTCGCGATCATCGGTGGTTTCTCGTTACTGCAACTTGATATCGACGCGTTTCCGGACACCACGCCGGTTCAAATCCAGATCAACACCGTCGCGCCCTCACTCGCTTCGGAAGAAATCGAACGACAGATCACGTTTCCGGTCGAGCAAGCGATCAGCGGATTGCCGGGGCTAAACGAACTACGCTCGATTTCCAAGTTCGGATTGTCGCAGGTCGTCGTGATCTTTGACGACGGAATTGACATCTACTTTGCCCGACAACTGATCAACGAACGGTTGTCGACTGTCGAATTACCCGACGGAATTCAGCGGCCACAAATGGGACCGGTCTCCACAGGCTTGGGCGAGGTGTTTCATTATGTTCTCGTCTACGACGGCGTCGACTTTTCGACGGCCTCCAAACAAGAACGCACCAAGCGGATGACCGAATTGCGAACGATCCATGATTGGGTGGTCAAACCACAATTGCGATCGGTTCGCGGCGTCGCGGAGGTCAACAGTTGGGGTGGCTATGAAAAGCAATATCAAGTGAGGCTCGATCCGGATAATCTTTTCAAATATGGCCTAACGTTCGAGGAAGTATCCAATGCCATTACCTCGAACAACGAAAATGTTGGTGGAGGGACGGTGACCGATGGAAGCGAGATGTTGCTCGTTCATGGTGTGGGTCGAACCGTCAATCTCCAAGAGATCAGCAATATCGCGATCACGGCAGTCAACGGCGTTCCCGTTCGAGTGAGCGACGTGGCCACTGTGGAGATCGGTCACGAAATTCGGCGGGGTGCGGTGACGGCGAACGGACGTGGCGAGGCGGTGCTCGGTTTAGGCTTCATGTTGATGGGCGAAAACAGCCACGATGTGACTTGGTCGATCAAGGAAAAGATCGCCAGCATCCAAGATACGTTGCCTGCGGGCGTCAAGATTCAAACCGTCTACGACCGCACGGAATTGATCGACCACGTCATCCACACCGTCCAAAAAAACCTCTTCGAGGGTGGTCTACTGGTGATCGCGGTGCTGTTCATCTTCCTGGGCAATCTGCGAGCGGGCTTGATCGTTGCGATGGCGATCCCGCTCTCGATGCTGTTCGCATTCTCGGGCATGTTGAAGTTCGGCATTGCGGCCAGCCTACTAAGTCTTGGGGCGATCGACTTTGGATTGGTCGTCGACAGCTCGGTGGTGATGATCGAGAACTGCGTCCGGCACTTGGCCCACAACAACCACGGCAAGAGTCGGCTCGAAATCATTCGCGATGCGGCGGTTGAAGTTCGCAAGCCGACCATGTTTGGTGAACTGATCATCATGATCGTGTACTTGCCGATCTTGTCACTCGAAGGGGTGGAGGGAAAGCTTTTTCGTCCAATGGCGTTAACGGTCATCATAGCACTGGCCGGTTCAATGGTACTTTCACTCACATTGATGCCGGTATTGGCCAGTCTGTTTCTGCCAAAAAACGTTCAAGAGAAAGAGCCGCTGCTGATCCGAGTCCTCAAACGACTCTACTCGCCAGTGCTGCGATTCACGATGCATCACAAGGCGTTTGTCATCGGCTCGGCACTGCTATTGTTGGTCAGTGTCTTTGGACTTGTGGCCCCGAATCTTGGTAGTGAATTCGTGCCGCGTCTGTCCGAAGGTGCAATCACGATTAACGTGGTAAGACTGGCTGGGACGACGTTGGAAGAGTCCATTCGGTACAACACAAAGATGGAGCAAGTGCTACTGGAAAAGTTCCCCGATGAGATTTTTCAAGTGTGGAGCCGAATGGGCACGGCAGAGGTTGCAACCGATCCCATGGGAACGGAACTCACGGATCTATTCGTCACCTTGCATCCCCGAGAAGAATGGACGCGCGCCGAGACTCAGGAAGAACTGACCATTGCCATTCAGGAGGAATTACGAGATTTGCCGGGACCGCGATTGGCGATGTCGCAGCCGATCGAGATGCGGATGAACGAGATGATCTCGGGCGTTCGTTCCGATGTCGCGGCGATTCTCTACGGCGACGATTTGGACATAATGGTAGAAAAGGCCAGCGAGATCGAACGGGTACTCAATTCCATTCCTGGTTCTGAGGATGTCAAGGTCGAACAAGTCTCCGGCCAACCGCTGTTGGAAATTCGCATCAAGCAAGATGAAATCGCACGCTACGGGATTCCCGCCAGCACGATCATGAATCTGATTCGTTCATTGGGCACCCACAATGTCGGGGAGGTTTACGAAGGCCAATTGCGTTTTCCGTTGATCATTCGTTTGCCAGAGAAGGCGAGAGCGAATCCCGAAGCGATCAAGCAAATCTTGGTCGCCACGCCGTCGGGGCAACGCATTCCACTGTCGCGATTGGCAACGATTGAAAAAGTCGAAGGCCCCAACACAATCAAACGCGATTGGTATCAGCGACGAATCACGATTGAGTCGAACGTTCGGGGACGTGACCTGGGCAGCTTCGTCGCTGAAGCCCAACGCGTCATTGCCGAGAAGGTTCAGTTGCCACCGGGACGTTATCGTGTCGAATGGGGTGGCCAATTTGAGAATTTGGAACGCGCTCAATTGCGATTGATGATTGTTGTGCCAATCGCCTTGCTGATGATCCTGTCGCTATTGTACATGACCTACCGCAACTGGGTCGACTCGCTACGAGTCTTCACCGGGGTACCGTTCGCATGGATTGGCGGCGTGTTAGCTTTGTGGATTCGTGACATGCCGTTTTCGATCTCGGCAGCGGTAGGCTTCATTGCCCTATCTGGCGTTGCGGTTCTGGATGACATGTTGCTGGTTTCGACAATTCGGCAACTTCGCCGACTTGGTCGTTCGCTCGATGAAGCGGTTGAAGAAGCGGCGATGACTCGTTTGCGTCCAATTTTGATGACAACGCTTGTCGCCAGTCTCGGTTTTGTGCCGATGGCTTTCAGCACTGGCATGGGGGCTGAAGTGCAACGACCGCTAGCGACGGTCGTCATCGGTGGCGTTTGCAGCGCGATGGTGATGAGTTTGCTCGTGCTGCGAGTACTCTATGTCGTTTTCAATTTACCTGTTGAGAAGTTTGATGGAGATGGTGGAGATGATGATGGTCATCAACTCGAACCGAAATACCCGACCGACCCAGAGGCCGAGCAGGCGTCGGATTCAGACGATCCGTTTGAATCAGAAACGCTGCCCGAACGTCTGACGGTCTAA
- a CDS encoding efflux RND transporter permease subunit → MTDSNVSIENAKRTMLGRLIWFCLTNKLVVLLLVIATLGWGVMVAPFDWDTGAFPRDPVPVDAIPDIGENQQIVFTKWMGRSPQDVEDQIGYPLTVALLGIPEVKTIRSYSMFGFSSIYIIFGEDADFYWSRTRVLEKLNSLPAGTLPDGIQPTLGPDATALGQIFLYTLEGRDPDGNPTGGWDLRELRTIQDYYVRYSLTSAEGISEVASIGGFVQEYQIDVDPDTMRAAGVTLAGVFESIRMTNVDVGARTIELNKAEYVIRGLGFIENIEDIEKTVVKVTDNVPITVADVAHVSLGPALRRGALDKAGAEAVGGVAVVRYGYNPLAAIKNIKQRIQEVSPGLPTKVLVDYQKTTADEVDLYADRNGLKSITGATTSSDAWVKHLRGMSQDKWPTWITTSQVAVVPFYDRTGLIYETLGTLNTALVEEILVTIIVILVMVVHLRSSFLISALLPLAVLMCFIAMKTFGIDANIVALSGIAIAIGTMVDMGIILTENILKYLDEAAPEDDKLTVIFKAAHEVAGAVLTAVTTTVVSFLPVFTMIGAEGKLFRPLAFTKTFALAASVIVALTIIPPAAHILMGGRIESKSLRRGAWFALLILGIAASMMLTWWVGAILIGLSAYKLWEERIPERFQRYGPYGASAVAALVVGVLLTQEWLPLGPQKGLLLNLLFVGGLIGGILGFFTLFQRFLYEPILRWCLNHKLAFLTLPTAILLFGGSAWLGFDIVFGVVPKTLSLVGVSEASVRGSRPWRAATNVLPGLGKEFMPPLDEGSFLYMPTTMPHASIGEAMDVLQLQNQLLVSIPEVESVVGKIGRADTPLDPAPVSMIETYITYKSEYRSDEDGHRLNFRYDEETGDFVRDESGKLIPDSNGRPFRQWRDEVRTPDDIWQAITTAAQIPGTTSAPKLQPIAARIVMLQSGMRAPMGMKVKGPDLETIERVALELESLLKQIPTVQSSAVIADRIVGKPYLEIDIDRDAIKRYGLHIRSVQDVIEVAIGGRQITTTVEGRERFPVRVRYARELRDDLESLERILVPTPMGPQIPLGQLADIRYTRGPQVIKSEDTFLLGYVLFDKKPGEAEVDVVEDAQAFLQSKIDSGEFTLPAGVTYTFAGNYENQIRSQKTLAIVLPLALGIIFLILYMQFKSAITTSLVFSGILIAWAGGFIMLWLYDTEWFLDFSLLGANMRELFQVKTINLSVAVWVGFLALFGIASDDGVVIASYLDESFRKDHIENAKHAREATVTAGMRRVRPCLMTTATTLLALIPVLTSTGRGSDIMVPMAIPSFGGMTIEIMTMLVVPVLYCSAMEWKLRLGIKDERFAENS, encoded by the coding sequence ATGACTGACAGCAATGTATCCATTGAGAACGCGAAACGCACGATGCTCGGTCGGCTGATTTGGTTCTGCCTGACCAACAAGCTGGTCGTCCTGTTGCTAGTGATTGCGACGCTGGGTTGGGGCGTCATGGTCGCGCCGTTCGACTGGGACACCGGCGCGTTCCCTCGCGATCCCGTTCCCGTCGACGCGATTCCCGACATCGGCGAGAACCAACAGATTGTGTTCACGAAGTGGATGGGACGCAGCCCGCAGGATGTCGAGGACCAGATCGGCTATCCACTGACTGTTGCGCTGCTGGGCATCCCCGAGGTCAAGACGATCCGCAGCTATTCCATGTTCGGGTTCTCGTCGATCTACATCATCTTTGGCGAAGACGCGGACTTCTATTGGTCGCGAACTCGTGTGCTGGAGAAGCTAAACAGTCTGCCGGCTGGAACGCTGCCGGATGGAATCCAGCCAACACTTGGTCCTGACGCCACGGCACTTGGGCAGATCTTTCTCTACACGCTCGAAGGCCGCGATCCGGATGGCAACCCGACCGGCGGTTGGGATTTGCGTGAGTTGCGAACGATCCAGGATTACTACGTTCGCTATTCGTTGACGTCGGCTGAAGGCATCAGCGAAGTGGCCTCGATTGGCGGCTTCGTTCAGGAGTACCAAATTGACGTCGATCCCGATACGATGCGGGCCGCCGGCGTGACGTTGGCAGGCGTGTTCGAGTCGATTCGCATGACGAATGTGGACGTGGGTGCTCGAACGATCGAGCTAAACAAAGCCGAATACGTGATCCGCGGTCTTGGCTTCATCGAGAATATCGAAGACATCGAGAAGACGGTCGTGAAGGTTACCGACAACGTGCCGATCACGGTCGCCGACGTTGCCCACGTGTCGCTTGGGCCAGCGCTGCGGCGTGGTGCGTTGGACAAGGCCGGCGCGGAAGCGGTTGGCGGTGTCGCGGTGGTGCGCTACGGATACAACCCGTTGGCAGCAATCAAAAACATCAAACAACGAATCCAAGAGGTATCGCCCGGCCTGCCGACGAAGGTGTTGGTCGACTACCAGAAAACGACCGCTGACGAGGTTGACCTGTACGCGGATCGCAACGGGCTTAAATCCATCACCGGAGCGACGACCAGCAGCGACGCTTGGGTGAAACACCTTCGCGGCATGTCGCAGGACAAATGGCCCACTTGGATCACGACCAGCCAAGTCGCCGTCGTGCCGTTCTACGATCGAACCGGTTTGATCTACGAAACGCTTGGCACGCTCAACACGGCACTCGTCGAAGAAATCTTGGTCACCATCATCGTGATCTTGGTGATGGTCGTTCACCTGCGCAGTTCGTTTTTGATCAGTGCGCTGTTGCCGCTTGCCGTGCTGATGTGCTTCATCGCGATGAAAACATTCGGGATCGATGCCAACATCGTTGCGCTGTCGGGCATCGCGATCGCGATCGGGACGATGGTCGACATGGGGATCATACTTACCGAGAATATTCTCAAATACCTGGATGAAGCTGCGCCGGAAGATGACAAGCTGACGGTGATCTTCAAAGCGGCGCACGAGGTTGCCGGTGCGGTGTTGACTGCCGTGACGACCACCGTGGTTAGCTTCCTGCCCGTGTTCACGATGATCGGTGCGGAAGGGAAACTGTTTCGGCCGTTGGCGTTCACCAAGACATTCGCGTTGGCAGCGTCAGTGATTGTCGCATTGACCATCATTCCGCCGGCGGCGCATATCTTGATGGGCGGCCGAATCGAATCGAAAAGCCTGCGCCGGGGAGCTTGGTTTGCCTTGCTGATCCTGGGCATCGCCGCGTCAATGATGTTGACTTGGTGGGTGGGAGCAATCTTGATCGGATTGTCCGCCTACAAGTTGTGGGAAGAACGCATCCCCGAACGGTTCCAGCGATACGGACCTTACGGGGCCAGCGCCGTTGCCGCGTTGGTCGTGGGTGTGCTGCTGACGCAAGAGTGGTTGCCGCTGGGGCCGCAGAAAGGCTTGCTGCTGAACCTGCTTTTCGTGGGCGGCTTGATTGGCGGCATTCTCGGATTCTTCACGCTGTTCCAACGGTTTCTGTACGAACCGATCCTACGCTGGTGTTTGAATCACAAGCTCGCGTTCTTGACGCTGCCAACAGCGATCTTGCTTTTCGGTGGATCCGCGTGGCTCGGATTCGACATAGTGTTCGGCGTCGTGCCCAAGACGCTATCGCTGGTCGGCGTATCCGAAGCGTCCGTTCGCGGCTCACGACCGTGGCGAGCAGCAACGAACGTCCTACCGGGACTCGGCAAAGAGTTCATGCCGCCGCTTGATGAAGGCTCGTTCCTCTACATGCCAACGACGATGCCGCACGCTTCGATCGGCGAAGCGATGGATGTGTTGCAGTTGCAGAATCAATTGCTTGTTTCGATCCCCGAGGTCGAATCGGTGGTGGGCAAGATCGGCCGCGCCGACACGCCACTCGATCCCGCTCCGGTGTCGATGATCGAGACCTACATCACTTACAAGTCCGAATATAGATCGGACGAAGACGGCCATCGGCTGAACTTCCGCTATGACGAGGAAACCGGCGATTTTGTCCGTGATGAATCGGGAAAGCTGATTCCCGACTCCAATGGTCGTCCATTCCGACAATGGCGTGACGAAGTTCGCACGCCGGATGACATCTGGCAAGCAATCACGACAGCGGCCCAGATTCCCGGCACGACTTCGGCACCCAAGCTGCAACCAATCGCAGCTCGGATCGTGATGCTGCAAAGCGGCATGCGTGCGCCGATGGGAATGAAGGTCAAAGGCCCTGACCTAGAAACGATCGAGCGGGTTGCCTTGGAGCTGGAATCGTTGCTGAAGCAAATTCCGACCGTTCAATCATCCGCCGTCATCGCCGACCGCATCGTCGGCAAGCCGTACTTGGAAATCGACATCGACCGTGATGCAATCAAACGCTACGGACTGCACATCCGCAGCGTGCAGGACGTGATCGAAGTCGCGATCGGCGGCCGGCAAATCACAACGACTGTTGAAGGTCGCGAACGATTCCCCGTCCGTGTGCGTTACGCCCGTGAGTTGCGCGACGACCTCGAATCGCTCGAGCGAATATTGGTCCCAACCCCGATGGGGCCGCAGATTCCACTCGGGCAACTCGCCGACATTCGCTACACACGCGGCCCACAGGTCATCAAGAGCGAAGACACCTTCTTGCTCGGTTACGTTCTGTTCGACAAGAAGCCTGGCGAAGCGGAGGTCGATGTGGTCGAAGATGCTCAGGCGTTCTTGCAATCGAAGATCGACTCGGGCGAGTTCACGCTGCCAGCCGGTGTGACGTACACGTTCGCGGGCAACTATGAGAACCAAATTCGATCGCAGAAAACGCTAGCGATCGTTCTGCCGCTAGCACTGGGGATTATCTTCTTGATCCTGTATATGCAGTTCAAATCAGCCATCACGACATCGCTGGTTTTCAGTGGCATCCTGATCGCGTGGGCGGGCGGCTTCATCATGCTGTGGTTGTACGACACCGAATGGTTCCTCGATTTCAGTTTGCTCGGCGCGAATATGCGTGAGCTGTTCCAAGTCAAAACAATCAACCTAAGCGTTGCCGTCTGGGTCGGCTTCCTTGCCTTGTTCGGAATCGCCAGTGATGACGGTGTCGTGATCGCTTCGTACCTCGACGAGAGCTTCCGCAAGGATCACATCGAAAACGCCAAGCACGCTCGCGAAGCCACCGTCACCGCCGGGATGCGCCGCGTACGACCGTGTTTGATGACCACGGCAACCACACTGCTAGCACTCATCCCAGTCCTCACCTCCACCGGTCGCGGCAGCGACATCATGGTGCCGATGGCCATCCCCAGCTTCGGTGGCATGACGATCGAGATCATGACGATGCTGGTCGTACCGGTGCTTTATTGCAGTGCGATGGAGTGGAAGTTGCGGTTAGGGATTAAAGATGAGCGGTTCGCGGAAAACTCGTAG